One window of Vibrio sinaloensis genomic DNA carries:
- the prpC gene encoding bifunctional 2-methylcitrate synthase/citrate synthase → MSLASNKSGELGGAGLRGQSAGSTALCTVGKTGTGLTYRGYDITDLANNAQFEEVAHLLLRGHLPNQQELDEYKTRLISLRGLPAELKQALELIPASAHPMDVMRTGCSVLGNLEQEQDFSQQLDATERMLALFPAIICYWYRYSHDGVRIDTEDQSQTCIGGYFLKMLTDKDPTEMHKQVMHCSLILYAEHEFNASTFAARVCASTLSDLHSCITAAIGTLRGPLHGGANEAAMEMIENWQTPDEAEANIMQMLANKDKIMGFGHAIYRESDPRNALIKQWSQQLSQAVGDTHLYAVSERVEAVMKREKGLFCNADFFHASAYHFMDIPTKLFTPIFVMSRLTGWAAHVFEQRANNRIIRPSADYTGPDHQQWVPIEDR, encoded by the coding sequence ATGTCTCTAGCATCAAACAAGAGTGGAGAATTAGGTGGCGCAGGTTTGCGTGGCCAGAGTGCTGGTAGCACCGCGCTGTGTACTGTCGGAAAAACCGGGACTGGATTAACGTACCGCGGCTACGACATTACCGATTTAGCCAATAACGCTCAATTCGAAGAAGTCGCGCATCTGCTGCTGCGTGGTCATCTACCTAATCAGCAAGAGTTAGACGAGTACAAAACGCGTTTAATCAGTCTGCGCGGTCTTCCCGCAGAGCTTAAGCAGGCGTTAGAGCTTATCCCAGCCTCGGCTCACCCAATGGATGTGATGCGTACGGGATGTTCAGTACTAGGTAATTTAGAGCAAGAGCAAGACTTTTCTCAGCAGTTAGACGCCACCGAGCGCATGCTGGCACTATTTCCCGCGATCATTTGCTACTGGTATCGCTATAGCCATGATGGTGTGCGCATCGATACCGAAGATCAATCGCAAACTTGCATTGGCGGTTACTTCCTTAAAATGCTCACCGACAAAGATCCAACCGAGATGCACAAACAAGTGATGCACTGCTCGTTGATTCTTTACGCTGAGCATGAGTTTAACGCTTCTACTTTTGCGGCGCGCGTGTGTGCATCGACCTTGTCTGATCTGCACTCGTGTATTACTGCTGCGATTGGCACGCTGCGCGGTCCGCTGCATGGTGGTGCTAACGAAGCCGCGATGGAAATGATCGAGAACTGGCAAACCCCGGATGAAGCAGAAGCGAATATCATGCAGATGCTGGCCAACAAAGACAAAATCATGGGCTTTGGGCATGCGATTTACCGCGAAAGCGACCCGCGCAATGCCTTGATTAAGCAGTGGTCGCAGCAGTTATCACAAGCGGTGGGTGATACCCATCTTTACGCTGTTTCTGAGCGTGTTGAAGCGGTCATGAAACGTGAAAAAGGCTTGTTCTGTAATGCCGATTTCTTCCATGCCTCGGCGTATCATTTTATGGATATTCCAACCAAATTGTTCACGCCTATTTTTGTGATGAGCCGTTTGACGGGCTGGGCTGCGCATGTCTTTGAGCAGCGTGCCAATAACCGCATCATTCGTCCAAGCGCCGACTACACTGGCCCAGATCACCAACAATGGGTACCAATTGAAGACAGGTAA
- the prpB gene encoding methylisocitrate lyase: protein MSLSQGAKFRLAVEQNHPLQIVGTVNPYCAMMAKNVGHQAIYLSGGGIANASYGLPDLGITTLNDVLVDVERITNACDLPLLVDIDTGFGGAFNIARTIKAMEKAGAGAVHMEDQVAQKRCGHRPNKAIVSQQEMVDRVKAAVDARNDESFVIMARTDALAVEGIDSAIERAIACVEAGADMIFPEAMTQLEQYVQFSESLQQATGKHVPILANITEFGQTPLYGCDELAKSKVDMVLYPLSAFRAMNKAAENVYQHLLEVGNQEALIDKMQTRKDLYAHLKYHDYEDKLDQLFSEGK from the coding sequence ATGAGCTTATCTCAAGGGGCAAAATTTAGACTTGCTGTCGAACAAAACCACCCGCTGCAAATTGTTGGCACGGTTAATCCATACTGCGCCATGATGGCCAAAAATGTCGGCCATCAAGCGATTTATCTATCTGGAGGCGGAATTGCCAATGCGTCATACGGTTTACCCGATTTGGGCATCACCACATTGAACGATGTGTTAGTCGATGTCGAGCGCATCACCAACGCCTGTGACTTACCACTGCTGGTTGACATCGACACCGGTTTTGGCGGTGCTTTCAACATTGCGCGCACCATTAAAGCAATGGAAAAAGCCGGCGCTGGAGCGGTGCATATGGAAGACCAGGTGGCGCAAAAACGTTGTGGTCATCGCCCCAACAAAGCGATTGTCAGTCAACAAGAGATGGTTGATCGGGTCAAAGCCGCCGTCGATGCCCGCAATGATGAAAGTTTCGTCATTATGGCTCGTACCGACGCTTTGGCAGTGGAAGGCATCGATAGCGCGATTGAACGTGCCATTGCCTGTGTCGAGGCCGGCGCAGATATGATCTTCCCAGAAGCCATGACCCAGCTCGAGCAATACGTTCAGTTCTCTGAGTCATTGCAGCAAGCCACAGGAAAACACGTGCCTATCTTGGCCAATATTACCGAATTTGGTCAAACGCCACTGTATGGTTGCGATGAGCTTGCCAAGTCGAAAGTCGACATGGTGCTCTACCCACTGAGTGCATTCCGAGCGATGAACAAAGCGGCGGAGAATGTGTACCAGCATCTACTCGAGGTGGGTAATCAGGAAGCGCTGATCGACAAGATGCAAACTCGCAAAGACCTATACGCGCATCTGAAATATCACGACTACGAAGACAAGCTTGATCAGCTGTTCTCGGAAGGAAAATAG
- a CDS encoding GntR family transcriptional regulator, producing the protein MNTELKTQHREVQPEREHTKSATLTESLVEAIVSGEIAPGSKISEPELAKRYQVSRGPLREAIMRVEGLGLIERIPHVGARVITFSPEKLVELYAVREALEGMAARLAARHITPEELVGLEAVLSTHSHHIDEVEGASYFHQHGDFDFHYRIILASRNSKLIALLCDELYHLLRMYRYQSPRAQSRPVEALEEHKFILQAIRNRDEELAEMLMRRHISGSRALIAQQILKD; encoded by the coding sequence ATGAACACAGAACTAAAAACTCAGCATAGAGAGGTTCAGCCAGAGCGAGAACACACTAAGTCGGCCACCTTAACCGAGTCGCTAGTGGAGGCCATTGTTAGCGGAGAAATTGCACCCGGTAGCAAGATCTCTGAACCAGAGCTGGCGAAGCGCTATCAGGTAAGCCGCGGGCCTTTGCGTGAAGCAATCATGCGAGTGGAAGGGCTTGGATTGATTGAGCGTATTCCCCACGTTGGCGCACGAGTGATCACCTTCTCTCCAGAAAAACTGGTTGAGCTGTATGCGGTGCGCGAGGCACTAGAGGGGATGGCGGCGCGGTTAGCTGCAAGACATATCACCCCAGAAGAGCTGGTTGGTTTAGAAGCGGTATTGTCGACACATTCCCACCATATCGATGAAGTGGAAGGCGCATCCTATTTTCACCAGCACGGCGATTTTGATTTCCACTACCGCATTATTCTGGCGAGTCGCAACAGTAAGCTAATTGCTTTGCTGTGCGATGAGCTCTATCACCTGCTACGCATGTACCGCTATCAATCGCCAAGAGCGCAGTCTCGCCCGGTTGAAGCACTCGAAGAACATAAATTTATCTTACAAGCGATCCGAAATCGCGACGAAGAGTTAGCTGAAATGCTGATGCGTCGCCATATCTCGGGCAGTCGCGCACTGATTGCACAACAGATCCTAAAGGACTAG
- a CDS encoding M28 family metallopeptidase yields MQVSITTTKTMLATVISTTLLSGCYWDDAEKAAKHVSKHIDREELVSHLVELEARASKTTDGSSVTRAAGSDGYQYSVDYIIDTMREHGYQVSTQEFDFRAWEELAGTTLNVNGNELVGVRSAKEGQEADFAAMSYSGSSNGTLAAPAVFVTPDFRFDAPDYDSTDGCEATDFDGKAVSGKIAVIQRGGCSFNDKVVNAQNAGAKGVIVFNQGNAEGRTSVVNGTLGSDSQATIPAFGARFELGKQWFELSQNSEVPVVLNINVEDENVVTQNVIAETKGGNPDQVVMLGAHLDSVPEGPGINDNGSGTAGLLEYAVTLANLNAPVKNKVRFAWWAAEEAGLVGSEYYTNDLFGSLRAQAQQEIMQELGIEDPSQLTAEQLDLVEARYYQLNKVKLYLNFDMIGSPNYIFGVMDGDLSDTKDSPDNAYTGDFTPPYGTSHIESVFNQFFASKSESTVPQALSKRSDYAGFADWGVAFGGLFTGAEKTKTAQEVEQFGGDIDVAYDKCYHQACDDLNNISQKALYVNTQSLAYVTTFYAFSQPVFPPEQPQAATLRSFSIEPTSKLRIGEKLKAADSVSDHDHFHGDFDQDRH; encoded by the coding sequence ATGCAAGTAAGCATCACAACAACTAAAACAATGCTCGCCACCGTTATCAGCACCACCCTGCTCTCTGGGTGTTATTGGGATGATGCGGAAAAAGCAGCAAAACACGTCAGTAAACATATTGATCGCGAAGAACTAGTGAGCCACCTAGTTGAGCTAGAAGCTCGCGCATCAAAAACAACCGATGGCAGCTCAGTCACTCGAGCCGCTGGTAGTGATGGCTATCAATACTCGGTCGACTACATCATCGACACCATGCGTGAACACGGTTATCAAGTGTCGACACAAGAGTTTGATTTCCGCGCTTGGGAAGAACTGGCAGGCACCACACTTAACGTCAATGGCAACGAATTGGTCGGGGTGCGCAGTGCAAAAGAAGGGCAAGAAGCGGATTTTGCCGCTATGTCCTATTCGGGCAGCTCAAACGGCACACTCGCCGCTCCAGCGGTATTCGTAACCCCTGATTTTCGTTTTGATGCCCCGGATTACGACAGCACGGATGGCTGTGAAGCCACTGACTTTGACGGCAAGGCAGTCAGCGGCAAAATCGCGGTTATTCAACGCGGAGGCTGTAGTTTTAACGACAAGGTAGTGAACGCTCAAAACGCTGGAGCGAAAGGGGTAATTGTCTTCAACCAAGGTAATGCTGAGGGACGTACCTCGGTCGTTAACGGTACATTAGGCAGCGATAGCCAAGCCACCATTCCTGCGTTTGGCGCGCGTTTTGAACTGGGTAAACAGTGGTTTGAACTGAGCCAGAATAGCGAAGTACCGGTGGTACTCAATATCAATGTTGAAGATGAAAACGTGGTCACACAGAATGTTATCGCGGAAACCAAAGGAGGCAACCCAGACCAAGTTGTTATGCTTGGTGCCCATTTGGATTCGGTACCCGAAGGCCCCGGCATTAACGACAATGGTTCTGGCACTGCTGGATTGCTCGAGTATGCGGTTACCCTCGCTAACCTCAATGCTCCGGTAAAAAACAAGGTTCGTTTTGCCTGGTGGGCAGCCGAAGAGGCAGGCTTGGTCGGCTCTGAGTACTACACCAACGATTTGTTTGGCTCACTTCGCGCTCAAGCGCAGCAAGAGATCATGCAAGAGCTTGGTATTGAAGACCCGAGTCAGTTGACAGCGGAACAACTCGATTTGGTCGAGGCTCGCTACTACCAGCTTAACAAAGTGAAGCTTTACCTCAATTTCGACATGATTGGCTCGCCTAACTACATCTTCGGCGTTATGGATGGTGATTTGTCTGATACCAAAGACAGCCCAGACAACGCCTACACGGGTGATTTTACCCCGCCATACGGCACCTCTCATATCGAATCCGTCTTCAATCAGTTCTTTGCTAGCAAGTCGGAATCGACGGTCCCACAAGCGCTATCGAAACGCTCTGACTATGCTGGATTTGCTGATTGGGGCGTCGCATTCGGTGGCCTATTCACAGGTGCGGAAAAAACCAAAACCGCCCAAGAAGTTGAGCAGTTTGGCGGCGACATCGATGTGGCCTACGACAAGTGCTACCACCAAGCGTGTGATGACCTGAACAACATCAGCCAAAAGGCGCTGTATGTAAATACTCAGTCACTGGCTTACGTCACCACCTTCTACGCGTTTAGCCAGCCAGTATTCCCACCAGAGCAGCCTCAAGCTGCAACACTGCGCAGCTTCAGCATTGAACCAACCTCCAAACTGCGAATTGGTGAAAAGCTTAAAGCCGCAGACAGCGTGTCTGATCACGATCACTTCCACGGTGACTTTGACCAAGATCGTCACTAA
- a CDS encoding tripartite tricarboxylate transporter substrate binding protein, protein MFKVFKPTLAASIIAASFSFNAFAADVEKIHFLIPGGAGGGWDMTARGTGDVLVKSDIVENVSFQNLSGGGGGKAIAHLIETAERQEDTLMVNSTPIVVRSLTGIFPQSFRDLTPVAATIADYGAIVTSVDSGYNTWEDVVKEFESNPRKVKIAGGSARGSMDHLVVAAAFKGEGFDAKKVRYIAYDAGGKAMAALLSGETQLLSTGLGEVLEMSKSGQVKILAVTAPKRLDAAPDIPTLTEYGNETVFANWRGFFAAPGASQAKIDEWNAALTKMYNTDEWQVVRDRNGWIDNYKADKDFYAFLEDQEKQMGDLMRELGFLK, encoded by the coding sequence ATGTTTAAGGTATTCAAACCCACACTGGCGGCATCCATCATCGCTGCGTCTTTTTCATTCAACGCTTTTGCAGCAGATGTAGAGAAAATCCACTTTTTAATCCCTGGCGGCGCTGGCGGTGGTTGGGATATGACGGCACGTGGCACCGGTGATGTGCTGGTCAAATCTGATATCGTAGAAAATGTCTCATTCCAAAACCTATCTGGCGGCGGCGGCGGTAAAGCGATTGCCCACCTCATCGAAACCGCTGAGCGTCAAGAAGATACTCTGATGGTTAACTCGACCCCTATCGTGGTTCGTTCACTGACAGGTATTTTCCCGCAATCATTCCGTGACCTGACGCCTGTTGCCGCGACTATCGCAGACTACGGCGCTATCGTGACCTCGGTAGACTCGGGTTACAATACTTGGGAAGACGTCGTTAAAGAGTTCGAATCTAACCCACGTAAAGTAAAAATCGCTGGCGGCTCTGCTCGCGGCAGCATGGACCACCTAGTCGTTGCGGCAGCATTTAAAGGCGAAGGTTTTGATGCGAAGAAAGTTCGTTACATCGCTTACGATGCAGGCGGCAAAGCCATGGCAGCGCTGCTCTCTGGTGAAACCCAGCTTCTTTCGACAGGTTTGGGCGAAGTGCTAGAGATGTCGAAATCTGGTCAAGTTAAGATCCTTGCTGTAACAGCACCTAAACGCCTCGATGCAGCGCCAGACATTCCAACTCTGACTGAATACGGTAACGAAACCGTATTTGCTAACTGGCGTGGTTTCTTCGCAGCCCCTGGCGCAAGCCAAGCAAAAATCGACGAGTGGAACGCTGCGCTCACTAAGATGTACAACACTGACGAGTGGCAAGTAGTTCGTGACCGCAATGGTTGGATCGATAACTACAAAGCGGATAAAGATTTCTATGCATTCCTTGAAGATCAAGAGAAGCAGATGGGCGATCTGATGCGCGAGCTGGGTTTCCTAAAATAA
- a CDS encoding tripartite tricarboxylate transporter TctB family protein, with protein sequence MSDLPTNSFNKGSFLSKENLLCRDRVGAMIFLIVCLCYGYQTTQIPLFPGDEYEPFTARTLPTILTFIGIGLSLLLLVMGQPDVKSGAVMGFNWKLLIGFLSLMALYGVGLTYIGFVLATSLFLLAGFYLLGERRKKVLLGASFPFVLAFYLLLTQGLDIYLEPGVIFTLWS encoded by the coding sequence ATGTCGGACTTGCCAACGAACTCTTTCAACAAAGGGAGCTTTCTCAGCAAAGAGAACCTCCTGTGCCGCGATCGTGTTGGTGCGATGATATTTTTGATCGTTTGCCTCTGCTACGGCTATCAAACGACTCAAATCCCCCTGTTCCCGGGTGATGAATACGAACCGTTTACGGCTCGCACCCTGCCCACCATATTAACTTTTATCGGGATAGGACTCTCCTTACTTCTTCTTGTGATGGGTCAACCTGATGTAAAAAGTGGCGCCGTGATGGGCTTCAACTGGAAGTTACTGATTGGTTTTTTATCACTGATGGCGCTATACGGTGTTGGACTGACCTACATTGGGTTCGTGCTTGCCACCAGTTTATTCTTATTGGCCGGCTTTTATCTGTTGGGTGAACGACGTAAAAAAGTGCTGCTTGGCGCTTCTTTTCCGTTCGTGCTCGCTTTCTACCTGCTACTTACCCAAGGCCTAGATATCTACTTAGAGCCTGGTGTTATTTTCACCCTGTGGTCGTAA
- a CDS encoding tripartite tricarboxylate transporter permease yields the protein MLDGILQGLSTAVMPMNIMMVIVGCFVGTFIGMLPGLGPISAIALMIPITYGLDPSSGLILMAGVYYGAVFGGSTSSILINAPGCSSTVVTAFDGYPMAQKGQAGKALALAAYSSFTGGTLSAIMLLVAAPALASVSLSFQSSDYFALMLLGLSAVAAFAGKGQVIKAWMMTILGLMLSTVGIDKGVGVERFTFGLTDLMDGFSFLLLAMATFALGETLMGILKPEKDTSAEEQDKMSNIGSMKVTKEEIKEVAPVSIRSSILGFFTGVLPGAGATIAAFLSYGMERNIAPKDKKEQFGKGSIRGLVAPESANNAASSGSFVPLLTLGIPGSGTTAIMLGALIAYGIQPGPRLFVEHPDVFWSVIISMYFGNIVLVILNLPLIPYISKLLAVPRTVLLPMILFFSITGVYLVSFNTMDVFIMLLIAMAAIALRLANFPLAPLLLGFILGGLMEENLRRALMISDGELSFLWERPITMTFTILAALVLFSPVLVKLFQKLKPSPNKAVQ from the coding sequence ATGTTAGATGGAATCTTACAAGGCCTATCCACCGCAGTCATGCCGATGAACATCATGATGGTGATCGTTGGTTGTTTTGTCGGTACATTTATTGGCATGTTGCCGGGTTTGGGCCCTATCTCAGCGATCGCGCTGATGATCCCTATCACCTACGGACTCGACCCTTCATCGGGCCTAATCTTGATGGCTGGCGTTTACTACGGCGCGGTATTTGGCGGTTCTACATCGTCCATTCTTATCAATGCGCCGGGCTGTTCTTCGACAGTCGTCACTGCGTTTGACGGCTACCCAATGGCGCAAAAAGGCCAAGCGGGTAAAGCACTGGCTTTGGCGGCCTACTCGTCGTTCACTGGTGGTACATTGTCGGCCATCATGTTACTTGTTGCAGCGCCTGCACTAGCCAGTGTCTCACTAAGCTTCCAGTCTTCTGACTATTTCGCGCTGATGCTATTGGGTCTGTCTGCCGTCGCCGCCTTTGCTGGTAAAGGGCAAGTAATCAAAGCATGGATGATGACCATTCTTGGCTTGATGCTTTCAACCGTCGGCATCGATAAAGGCGTCGGTGTTGAGCGCTTCACTTTCGGTCTGACCGATTTGATGGATGGCTTTAGCTTCCTATTGCTGGCCATGGCGACGTTTGCCCTTGGCGAAACGCTGATGGGCATTCTCAAGCCAGAGAAAGACACCAGCGCCGAAGAGCAAGACAAAATGAGCAATATCGGCAGTATGAAGGTGACCAAAGAAGAGATCAAAGAAGTGGCACCAGTGTCAATTCGTTCATCCATTCTTGGCTTCTTTACCGGTGTTCTTCCGGGTGCAGGTGCAACGATCGCGGCTTTCCTAAGCTACGGCATGGAGCGCAATATCGCGCCTAAGGATAAAAAAGAACAATTCGGTAAAGGCAGCATCCGCGGCTTGGTGGCGCCTGAGTCTGCTAACAACGCAGCGTCAAGTGGGTCTTTTGTACCACTGCTTACGCTGGGTATCCCAGGTTCAGGTACCACAGCCATCATGCTCGGTGCATTGATCGCGTATGGCATTCAACCAGGCCCGCGCCTGTTCGTTGAGCACCCAGATGTATTCTGGTCGGTGATTATCTCTATGTACTTTGGCAACATCGTACTGGTTATCCTTAACTTGCCACTGATCCCTTACATCTCAAAACTTCTGGCGGTACCGAGAACTGTGTTGCTGCCGATGATTCTGTTCTTCTCGATTACCGGGGTGTACTTAGTTTCCTTCAACACCATGGATGTGTTTATCATGTTGTTGATCGCGATGGCAGCGATTGCGCTCAGACTAGCAAACTTCCCTCTTGCCCCGCTTTTACTCGGCTTTATTCTTGGTGGTTTAATGGAAGAAAACTTACGCCGCGCCCTAATGATCAGTGATGGCGAGTTGAGCTTCTTGTGGGAGCGCCCGATTACCATGACATTTACTATTTTGGCTGCGCTAGTACTGTTTAGCCCTGTGTTGGTCAAACTGTTTCAAAAGCTAAAACCGTCACCGAATAAAGCGGTGCAGTAA
- a CDS encoding TolC family protein, with amino-acid sequence MSSRRITTLLACLSIYAPVSHSAAISFEQAWQLLQQENHSLAAQRSNVERYQHLENATDNLNLPSVTLGANYTRLDRDVTVTGKQLFESTGQTLPNLGPTFNALIANLGDVTSTISERDIFSSSIRAVWPIFTGGRINAAQSAAEGKKQQAQSELAMETQARFEDLSKYYFSVLLAQDVVATRQLVEQGLRQHRDNALKLEQQGQIARVERLQAQSALDNAIIERKKAEKSLEIAQTALTQILNQQSAVEPSDSLFINTNLPDQQLFVDQTLATYPGLSLLDAKEKQATSLIKAEQGKYYPEVYLYGDYSLHSDDSLASQMKPDWLVGVGVNIPLIEKTGRSEQVKAANSAVNQVRYLKSQAKQDLSVLVKKTYLEAQQAQEEVLGLESSIELAQENLKLRQKAFSQGLSTSTDVVDAQLYVAKVQTQKAAASFNYLISLSKLLALSSEMDAFNQYQRNALTTSGL; translated from the coding sequence ATGTCATCGCGTCGAATCACAACGCTGCTCGCATGCCTAAGTATCTATGCGCCCGTTTCGCATTCTGCTGCCATCAGCTTTGAACAAGCCTGGCAGTTGCTGCAACAAGAAAACCATTCTCTGGCGGCTCAGCGTTCGAATGTCGAGCGATACCAACATCTGGAAAATGCCACCGACAATCTAAACCTTCCCAGCGTCACTCTTGGCGCTAATTACACCCGACTTGATCGCGATGTAACCGTGACAGGCAAACAACTGTTCGAAAGCACAGGGCAAACACTGCCCAATTTGGGCCCAACATTCAATGCCTTGATCGCCAACTTGGGCGATGTCACCTCTACTATCAGCGAACGCGACATTTTTAGCTCTTCAATACGCGCTGTCTGGCCCATTTTTACCGGCGGGCGCATCAATGCGGCGCAGTCAGCCGCAGAAGGAAAAAAACAGCAAGCGCAAAGTGAGCTGGCGATGGAAACTCAAGCGCGCTTTGAAGATCTGAGTAAATACTACTTTTCGGTGCTGCTGGCACAAGATGTGGTGGCAACCCGACAGCTGGTTGAACAAGGACTTCGCCAACACAGGGACAATGCGCTGAAACTCGAGCAGCAAGGTCAAATCGCACGCGTCGAACGTCTCCAGGCGCAATCGGCACTAGACAACGCGATCATTGAACGCAAAAAAGCCGAGAAGAGTCTCGAAATCGCGCAAACTGCGCTGACTCAAATCCTCAATCAACAGAGCGCTGTTGAACCATCGGATAGCCTTTTCATCAATACCAACTTACCGGATCAGCAACTGTTCGTTGACCAGACTCTGGCAACCTATCCAGGTCTTTCGCTGCTCGATGCCAAAGAGAAGCAAGCCACCAGCTTGATCAAAGCTGAGCAAGGCAAGTACTACCCAGAAGTCTATCTATACGGTGACTACAGCTTACACAGCGATGATTCGCTCGCAAGCCAGATGAAGCCCGATTGGCTGGTTGGCGTTGGGGTTAATATCCCACTTATCGAGAAAACCGGACGCAGCGAGCAGGTTAAAGCGGCCAACAGCGCCGTCAACCAAGTTCGCTATCTCAAATCTCAAGCGAAACAAGACTTATCTGTGCTGGTGAAAAAGACCTACCTCGAGGCGCAACAGGCACAAGAGGAAGTTCTCGGCCTTGAATCGAGCATCGAACTAGCTCAGGAAAACTTAAAGTTACGCCAAAAAGCCTTCTCACAAGGGCTTTCCACTTCGACGGATGTGGTCGATGCTCAGCTGTACGTTGCCAAAGTACAAACCCAAAAAGCCGCAGCCAGTTTCAACTATCTCATTTCACTGTCGAAGCTACTTGCCCTCTCCAGTGAGATGGATGCATTCAATCAATATCAACGCAATGCGCTAACGACTTCAGGTTTATAA
- a CDS encoding HlyD family secretion protein, protein MKKAKSLLLSAAALSVASWVGYSFYQAYQPQPVRLQGQIESQQYSISSKVPGRIDQILVRKGDKIEQGQLIFTLHSPEIEAKLEQAKAGEKAADAIALEAEKGARTQQIQAAKDQWLKAKAASALMEKTYLRVNNLYNEGVVAEQKRDEARTQWDAAKYTESAAFQMYQLAREGARSETKLAAAEKARMAAGAVAEVEAYAQDTRIESWFKGEVSQVLLQSGELAPQGFPVVTVIDTEDSWAVFNVREDWLKHFAKGELINAYVPALEKSIELKVTHIAVMGDFATWRSTDASQGFDLRTFEVEARPTQPEQQLRMGMSLVVELD, encoded by the coding sequence ATGAAAAAAGCCAAATCACTCCTTCTTTCTGCGGCTGCACTGAGTGTGGCGTCTTGGGTCGGCTACAGCTTTTATCAAGCATATCAACCACAGCCAGTTCGTCTTCAAGGGCAAATCGAATCTCAGCAGTACAGTATTTCGTCTAAGGTGCCGGGTCGAATCGACCAAATTTTGGTGCGTAAGGGCGACAAAATTGAGCAAGGCCAACTGATCTTTACTCTGCACAGTCCAGAAATTGAAGCCAAACTCGAGCAAGCCAAAGCGGGCGAGAAAGCGGCCGATGCTATCGCTCTGGAAGCGGAGAAAGGCGCACGTACCCAACAGATTCAAGCGGCGAAAGATCAGTGGCTAAAAGCCAAAGCCGCGTCTGCTCTGATGGAAAAAACCTACCTTAGAGTCAATAACCTATATAACGAGGGCGTAGTCGCCGAGCAAAAACGCGACGAAGCGCGTACCCAATGGGATGCGGCCAAATACACCGAAAGCGCGGCGTTTCAGATGTATCAACTTGCCCGGGAGGGCGCGCGTAGCGAGACTAAGCTAGCAGCTGCGGAGAAAGCTCGTATGGCAGCAGGCGCCGTTGCAGAGGTAGAAGCGTACGCCCAAGATACTCGCATCGAAAGCTGGTTTAAAGGTGAAGTGTCTCAGGTACTCCTGCAAAGTGGCGAGCTGGCTCCGCAAGGATTTCCTGTCGTGACGGTGATCGATACCGAAGATTCCTGGGCGGTATTCAATGTGCGTGAAGACTGGCTCAAACATTTTGCTAAAGGCGAACTGATCAACGCCTATGTACCCGCATTAGAGAAAAGCATTGAACTTAAAGTGACCCATATTGCGGTAATGGGTGACTTTGCTACATGGCGCTCGACTGACGCCTCTCAAGGGTTTGATCTACGTACATTTGAAGTTGAAGCCAGACCCACTCAACCCGAGCAGCAACTGCGGATGGGAATGAGCTTGGTGGTTGAATTAGACTGA